A genomic region of Cyanobacteria bacterium FACHB-DQ100 contains the following coding sequences:
- a CDS encoding TetR/AcrR family transcriptional regulator, with amino-acid sequence MPVTSERQSAKRNQILKGAMAVFLRSGYAGTSMDRIAAEAGVSKQTIYSHFQDKEGLFRSLIEGETLTRFEVVFQLDPHQIDPETLLRKLAEIYFTQVVDNSQYVSLLRIVIGESERFPELATLFVETVAQRGKKLLCEYFRHHPELKIDDPEAIAQIFFGSLVSWVILQKMLHGETWIDLSRDRIVDQLIALIVSHSRSD; translated from the coding sequence ATGCCAGTGACGAGTGAACGCCAATCTGCAAAACGGAATCAGATTCTCAAAGGTGCAATGGCTGTGTTTTTGCGATCGGGCTATGCAGGAACCAGTATGGATCGCATTGCTGCTGAAGCAGGTGTTTCCAAACAAACAATTTATAGCCACTTCCAGGACAAGGAAGGTTTGTTCCGGTCATTAATTGAAGGCGAAACGCTCACCCGATTCGAGGTGGTATTTCAACTTGATCCGCACCAGATTGACCCTGAAACGCTGCTGCGGAAATTAGCAGAAATCTACTTTACGCAAGTGGTGGATAACAGTCAGTATGTCTCGCTCCTGCGGATTGTCATTGGTGAATCAGAGCGATTTCCAGAGCTAGCAACGCTATTTGTTGAAACGGTGGCACAACGCGGTAAGAAACTACTTTGTGAATACTTCCGGCATCATCCAGAATTAAAGATTGACGACCCGGAAGCGATCGCCCAAATCTTCTTTGGCTCGCTGGTATCTTGGGTAATTTTGCAAAAAATGCTGCATGGTGAAACTTGGATTGATTTGTCCCGCGATCGCATCGTTGATCAGTTAATTGCGCTGATTGTCAGTCATTCAAGAAGCGATTAG